In the Sulfobacillus thermosulfidooxidans DSM 9293 genome, GGATGTGCGGGAGTGGCTATTTGGTATGCTCAATCTCATAACTCCCACCATTGTCCCAGACTCGGGAACCTATGACGCCTGGGGGACTATTGGGGTGGGATCCAATAACTGGGTTGTGGATGGGGCGCACTCAGAAACCGGCAGCCCGTTATTGGCCAATGATCCGCATCTTATGCCCCAATTACCCTCAATTTGGTATGAAATGTTTATTGAAGGCGGTGCCTTGCATGTCTTTGGGGCCTCTTTGCCAGGAGCGCCAGGCATTATTATTGGACAAAATCAGCATATTGCTTGGGGAATGACCAATATTGATCCCGATGTGCAAGATCTCTACCGGATCCACTTGGATGAAGACCACCACCATTATCACGTGGACGAGACAGTGCATGAAATTGTCAAACGTCAAGAAGTCATCCATATCCGGGGACAAATCGATGAGATTGTGGAATGCCTCGACACCATTTGGGGACCTGTCATTTATTCGGAGTCCGAGACCGAACATATTGCTATGGCATGGACCGGATTTCAACCCTTACCGATGGTGCAGGCGGTCTTGCGCATTAACCGGGCCCATGACTGGGAGACCTTTAACACAGCGTTGGCGGAATGGTGGGTTCCGGCTCAAAACTTTGTCTATGCAGACCGGGCAGGACACATTGGTTATATTGCCGCAGGGCGGGTGCCCACGCGGGAAAATGCTCCGTGGCGCGGGGTTGTCGATGGCAATACCCTGAAATATCGCTGGTCGGGCTGGGTGGAGTGGACGGAAATGCCCCGAATTTTTGATCCCGCCCGCGGATATATCGTCACGGCGAACAATCCTGTAGTGGGTGACAAAGCGCCTGTGCGCTTATTTGGCCGTTATTCGTTGGGCGCCAGGGCCAAACGCATCCAAGAATTGATTGAACAAGTACCCAAACATTCCAAAGAAACATTCAAAGCCATTCAACTGGACATTTATTCGGAACCTTTGGACCAATTGGCCAAAAAATTGTTGGATATCGACAATCTTCCAGAACAATGGCGTCACGTCTTAGAAGAATTTGATGGCATGACAAGCGTAGACAGTCCAGCCCCGACCTTGCTTTATCTCTTTGCGGTGGCTTGTGTGCCGCCAGCCATTCGCGAACGACTGGATACCGCTTTCTTCCCGGGTAACACGCCGGGGATTCCGGGGACTCATCCATTTCCGGAAACATTATGGACTCTGATGGGCGAGCGGCTGATTCCTGCGGTCTTAAGCCATTGGCAAAATATTGACGTGTCCCGGGCCATCAATGAAACCACCGAGCAATTGCACCGGCATTTTGGCGCCACGCCGCAGCAGTGGGCTTGGGGGCGCGCTCATAAAGCACGTCTTTTTCATCCTTTTGCGGATGTAAAAATTTTAGCCCCCTTATTTGCCCGCCAGCTATTGCCGATGCCAGGGGATCTTTATAGTCCTTTACAAAGTGCGTTTGCGTTAGACCCGCACTTGCCTTGGCCACGGACGGTGGCGTTTATGCCCAGTTACCGGGAGATTCTTGATGTGGCTTCCCCGGTTGAATCCATTGGGGTTCACCTAACGGGGCAATCGGGGCATCCTTTGTCTTCGCATTATGATAACTTGATTGTGCCCTACCTCTTGGGCCAATATTTTCCAATTGGTCCCGGTATGTTGACCCATTTATGGTTTATGATGGAACCGTCCTTGTCGCAAATCAAAGACAATGCTCCCAAATCTTAAGGACGTTGTGACGGAGCATGCGGGGCAGGAGGATAATGAACATGCCATAGATTATAGATGGTATGGCGATCCCAGCCTAGATCCCACGGCACCTGAAAGCGGTCAGCGGTGTGGCTATCGACCACCGGATAGCCAAAATGATCATAACCCACCACCAGGGCACTATGCACGGCTCGCCCGCGTTCGATGTAACTAATCAGATCTCCCGGCCTTATCGCGTCAATGGCTCCGTGAGGATACTGTGGAGTCGGTTTGGTCAGCTGTGCATAAGAACCGGAAGCATAGAGGGTGGCTCGGCCTGACGCATCGAGAAAATCTTTAAGACGCTGGGCATTAACCCAGGCGGGACTGCCTTCTTGACGCCTTACCGAGTACTCCCACCAAGGCGTCATGCGAAATCCAGCGGCTTTCAAGGCTTGCGACACAAAATTTGTGCAATCCCCTCCTTCGCCATTGTAACTCACATAATGCGGGTTATACCGCCTATCATTACCGCAGCCTGGCGCCGCACCACAATAGGTGTTGGCATAGGTAATGGTTTTAGCGGCTTCAGGAGACGCAGGTGGGGGCGCGAGGCGTTGTATGCGGCCTGAAGCGGGCACGGCGTGATGTGATAACCGGGAATCTTGATTCAAGGGGTCTGTAAAGATATCGTTAGCAATTAGCCAATGCCCGTGGTCCTTCACTAATTCATAATCATGCCGGATGCCCAAGCCAAATTGATCGTAAAGGCTCCTGTGGGAATCTTTGGAACCAGGGAGTCTCAAAGAATAAGCTTCACTGACGACACCAAAAATTTGAACGCGGTGAGGGGTGATGAACCGAATCGCTGGGGTTCTGAGTCCCACTGTCACGCCTGTGATTTGAAGACCACGGGCTGTTATCCACGCTTTAAGATATTTTTCGCGTTGTAAGGCGTGTTGAAAGGCAGAGGCATGAGCCGGAAAAACGGACTGAAGAACCTCTTTATTGCCGGTCACAACGGCCTCGTCTTCTTTTGTCACGAGGTCTAATAAGACCTGTTTGATTTGTTGTTCTTGCGGGGTTAAGGGAATCACATGAACTTGTGGAGATTTAGAGGCCCCGCTGATTGCGGCCATGAAGGCCCAAGTCATTAACCACCCATGTCTTATCATCATAGGGCTAAAATTGCCCAGAGGTTCCTCAGGCTATGCACGCGCTAAAACCCCTTAAAACGTTAAGGAGAAGTCGACGAGGAATTCTTCAAGGCGTTATACGCTTTAAGCGCGCGTGTACGCGCCTGGTCATGGCGAACAATCCGGTGGGGATAATTTTCTCCTAAGTACACTCCAAAGGATTCTAGTACGTCGCCAGGAGCTTGCCAGGGCGCGTGGAGCAGGGATAATGGCAAGTTTGCTAACTCCGGAAGCCAGGACTTGATATATTGTCCATTGGGATCGAATTTGTGAGATTGGGTAATGGGATTTAAAATGCGAAAAAAGGGGGCATGATCAAAGCCCGTGCCGGAAATCCATTGCCACGATACACTATTATTCGCTAAGTCAGCATCCACTAAATGATCGAGAAACCATTTGGCCCCCTCAGTCCAGGAGATTAAGAGATCTTTAACCAGAAAGCTCGCTACAATCATGCGAATGCGATTAGGGATAAAGCCCATGGTCTTTAGCTGCCGCATCCCGGCATCAACAATGGGATATCCCGTTTCCCCTTCTTGCCAGGCTTTTAGCGTTTTGGTGGCATGACGCCACGGAAACGCGGTAAAGTCGTTGTCAGCCGGAACATCTGTTAAAAACGGAAAATGATAGAGCAGGTAGGCCGAGAATTCGCGCCAGATGAGCTCGCGAAAAAAATGCTCAACACCAGCCGGAATTTCTTGATCCGCACGGAAGAGCGGGTACAACTCGGCGAGATCGTGAAGAATCTGGCGGATACTGATCTCGCCAAAATGGAGTGCTGCCGAGAGGTGTGAAGAATTTTTGGGCTGATAAATATCGCGGCTATCATGATACTGCTCAAGACCGTGCGCGACAAACGCGTGCCATATTTTTTGTTGCGCGATTTCTCCCGGTTTCCAATAAGAGACCAGCTGAGGGGATACCGCTTGTGCCATCTCCTCATGCCATGACGCTAAGCGTTCACTGGGAATCACACCAAAGCCTCTTAGAGCCGTCGGAGCCGGCACAAGCGGGGGAATACCCTGTTCCCTTAACAAAGACCGGATTTGGCTAAAAAAAGGGGTAAAGAGGTGATAGGGGGTTTTTTGTTGCGTCATGACCTCTTGAAATGGGGTTAGATAATTTGCTGGATAAATGCGGTAATGAATTCCCCGCTTTAATAAAAGATGTTTTAATGCGTCATCTTGGGCTTTTTCTCCCGGGAAAATTCCTTCACTCCAAGCGACATAATCGACCCCAATACTGCTAGCCAAATCGGCGATGGTCCGTGCATAAGGCCCACGGCGCAAGATTAATGAGACCCCGAGATCGTTAAAGGCTGAGGACAGTGCGGAAAGACTTTGCATCAGCCACCAGTCACTCGCCGTCGGGTGATTTAGCGGGGTCAAAGAATCGTCAAACACATAGAGAGGAATGACTTGACCGTGTCTGGCATCGTACAGAGCGGGGTTATCCGCTAAACGTAAATCCCGCCGGAATAGGACAATAATGGGTTTCGACGTAAAGACGACTCCTTTCGCGCTTTACGAGATGACTCGACAGAAAGTGAAAAAGCCTTTCTGATCTATTTAAGAGTATAGCGAATTTTGGACACCGATTTGGCGCTTCGGGGCCAGTTTGTTGACCGAAAAACATCACAAACGCTGGCCATTCTTTAAATCCTCGGTAAACATGGGGTAAAGACGGGGAAAGACATCGGGAAGAGAAAAGACATCCAAGGAACCTGTGCCAGTGCTGGTCATCGATGAGGCAGTCCAAAAAGACGATGAGGGAAATCACACCGGTTGCAAAATGTTTTGCATCCAAATCACTTCTTGTCAGCGTAGACTTTACCGAAAGACAACATAGGATGTTCACCACTGAAGAGGTATGAATTGTAAGCGGTATGTTTCGAACTAGATCTTGATGGATTGACCAATCAAAGGAGAGATATATGATGCACAAAGGGATTTTGGCTTTACTCGCCTCGACCAGCATGTTGATGGCTGCCCCGGTTTTAGCAGCAAGTCCAGCTCACGGAAATCCGACAACAGGGGACATTAATCACCTTCATCATATTCGTGTGATTGCGAGTACCGTCGCGCCCAATGGCGATCAGAATCCGTATGGATTAACGTTTGACAGTTTTAAAGGGAGCTCTAGTGCGCCTAATCCCTATTACGGGGACCTGCTCGTTTCCGACTTTTCCAATGCCCAAGGAGTTAATGGAGAAGGCAGCAGTATTGTAGCGATTAACCCCACAACCGGCAAAACTGCTCTCTTTTCACAAGAGGCCCAATATGGGCCTGTAGCACTTGCCGTGAGCCCTAAAGGGCCACTATGGATTGCGGACTTTGGAGGATTATACCCCACCCAGCAAAATGATGCCGTTCTGGCTCCGAATGGCAAAACCTTTCCCAATGGGGGGGGCGTCATTACCAACCCAGATCTCGATGGGCCGTGGGGACAAGTGTTTGTACCCAATAAAACGGCTGCCGCATTTTTGGTGACCAACGTATTAAACGGAACCATTGAAGCCATGTACGGTTTCGCCCCACCCGATTTTAATGTGGATACTAAGTTTCTCACCATTGGCCAAGGGCTGGCGCACACCGGGACGAATGCTAATAACGCTGTGGGACCGCAAGGCATGGTCTATGATCCCGCGACAGGCGAAGTGTATGTGACTGATGGGGCGGACAACTCGATTCGGGC is a window encoding:
- a CDS encoding amidase domain-containing protein, yielding MAAISGASKSPQVHVIPLTPQEQQIKQVLLDLVTKEDEAVVTGNKEVLQSVFPAHASAFQHALQREKYLKAWITARGLQITGVTVGLRTPAIRFITPHRVQIFGVVSEAYSLRLPGSKDSHRSLYDQFGLGIRHDYELVKDHGHWLIANDIFTDPLNQDSRLSHHAVPASGRIQRLAPPPASPEAAKTITYANTYCGAAPGCGNDRRYNPHYVSYNGEGGDCTNFVSQALKAAGFRMTPWWEYSVRRQEGSPAWVNAQRLKDFLDASGRATLYASGSYAQLTKPTPQYPHGAIDAIRPGDLISYIERGRAVHSALVVGYDHFGYPVVDSHTADRFQVPWDLGWDRHTIYNLWHVHYPPAPHAPSQRP
- a CDS encoding penicillin acylase family protein, yielding MVKPVQNLPQEIFTDHLDGPVEVVRDDVGVPHIQASSMKDALFVQGFIHGRERAFQMDLSRRLPLGQLAELLGPKALDYDRFMRKLNVKHWAKEASSTWSDNTKEYVQAYVDGVNYALRSQPLPPEYRFLKMDLREWTIEDTNAIIYQLAWSLNTIWHSKWVYDQLQSERDEDVREWLFGMLNLITPTIVPDSGTYDAWGTIGVGSNNWVVDGAHSETGSPLLANDPHLMPQLPSIWYEMFIEGGALHVFGASLPGAPGIIIGQNQHIAWGMTNIDPDVQDLYRIHLDEDHHHYHVDETVHEIVKRQEVIHIRGQIDEIVECLDTIWGPVIYSESETEHIAMAWTGFQPLPMVQAVLRINRAHDWETFNTALAEWWVPAQNFVYADRAGHIGYIAAGRVPTRENAPWRGVVDGNTLKYRWSGWVEWTEMPRIFDPARGYIVTANNPVVGDKAPVRLFGRYSLGARAKRIQELIEQVPKHSKETFKAIQLDIYSEPLDQLAKKLLDIDNLPEQWRHVLEEFDGMTSVDSPAPTLLYLFAVACVPPAIRERLDTAFFPGNTPGIPGTHPFPETLWTLMGERLIPAVLSHWQNIDVSRAINETTEQLHRHFGATPQQWAWGRAHKARLFHPFADVKILAPLFARQLLPMPGDLYSPLQSAFALDPHLPWPRTVAFMPSYREILDVASPVESIGVHLTGQSGHPLSSHYDNLIVPYLLGQYFPIGPGMLTHLWFMMEPSLSQIKDNAPKS
- a CDS encoding cryptochrome/photolyase family protein, giving the protein MIVLFRRDLRLADNPALYDARHGQVIPLYVFDDSLTPLNHPTASDWWLMQSLSALSSAFNDLGVSLILRRGPYARTIADLASSIGVDYVAWSEGIFPGEKAQDDALKHLLLKRGIHYRIYPANYLTPFQEVMTQQKTPYHLFTPFFSQIRSLLREQGIPPLVPAPTALRGFGVIPSERLASWHEEMAQAVSPQLVSYWKPGEIAQQKIWHAFVAHGLEQYHDSRDIYQPKNSSHLSAALHFGEISIRQILHDLAELYPLFRADQEIPAGVEHFFRELIWREFSAYLLYHFPFLTDVPADNDFTAFPWRHATKTLKAWQEGETGYPIVDAGMRQLKTMGFIPNRIRMIVASFLVKDLLISWTEGAKWFLDHLVDADLANNSVSWQWISGTGFDHAPFFRILNPITQSHKFDPNGQYIKSWLPELANLPLSLLHAPWQAPGDVLESFGVYLGENYPHRIVRHDQARTRALKAYNALKNSSSTSP